Part of the Leptolyngbya boryana PCC 6306 genome is shown below.
CACTGCATCGAGTTGGGATTGATGCAACGCCTCGCGACGTTTGCTTTAGCGTTAAAGGCAAAGACCGAGACTACCATCTTGCGAGTTGGACTGAAGTTCAGTCTCCAAGTTACAGTCAACTTCCGCCCTACTACGCTCCACGCACGGCTTCGATCCAAGTTGGCGGAACTGAGGTTCTTCGGATTGAAAACGGAAAGTTGCTCGACGCGAATCGCCCATGGGCTGCTCAAAACTTAACGAATGTGGCAATGTTCTGGGACGATGAGCCTGTTTATGTTGTCGAAGCAAATCTTGTCACACTCAATCGACTGCGAATCATTACAAACGCCTACGGACTCTCTATCCTCCAGTGATGTAGTTCACACAATCGGTACTCATCCTAATGATTCGTTTCATTCCACAGGTGGCACGGTTGATGATACGCCAATTTTCCTGCTAGCTCTAAATGTGCATTGTTCATCACTAGTTTGTGCAAATTATAAGATTCGTTTTAACTTTACACTCCAGTTGTTTACTTTAGAAGTCATCGTAGCTCAAATAGAGAATTTAGCGTTGTTGATGCGATCGCACAAGAGTGGTTAACTGCACGAGTTCAGAATGAAGATCCCACGATTGGAACGCGACTCATCTTTACTGTGCCAGAATACACGGTCTTTTTCCCAATTCGAGATCAGTTAAAAGGCTTGATCGAAGCACGTTCGCTTGACACTCAAATTTGATCTCTCGAACCGATCGATTGGGTGAAGCAACCAGAGTGCCTAGCCGTTCTAATTGGAACGCAGCACCAACTGATTAGTGGCTTACTGAACCGTAGCACGACCAACGATCGCATATCTTTGAATATTAAAGAGAAAAAATAATTCTAGTCCTCAATGCCTATTTTTGCTCAAGATGCTTTCTGAGCAAAATTTTCAATACCGAGCATTCCAATTTGATAATCCGCAAGCTCATCGAGTGAGCAAGACAGCAACTGACAGAGTTCTCTCATTTGATGAGGAGTTAATTTTGGAAAACTTTCGCCTGTTTCCCAACTGCTAACGGTTTGAGAACTGACACTTAATGCCTCACCCAATTTTTTCTGACTTAAACCGCTCCGGCATCGTTTGAGTCGGAGCCATTCGTTAAAAGCCATAGGTGTTGATACGGGCAGCTTCATACCTTCATACCAATGGATACAAAAGACGTGCCATAAGAATACCGCAAATTTTAACAAAATGCTTGAAACGTTTTGCTGTAGTTGAAGATTCTCTGATCCACTGGAAGACTCCAGAATTTTATCGTTATCTTCCTAGAGTGGATCACTTGTCAGTAATTACAGAGGTTCTGCTTTTTCCTGAAAGTTGCGAAAAAGTATAGCAGTTCGGGAATCGTTGTGGCACGAAAGTTTGAATGAATCGATTTTTAACGCGATCGTCATTGCGTTGACTTCAAGCGATTTAATTGGCTCAAGCTCGGCTCTTGACGAAAATCAGAACACAACTCTTTGTTGTCGTAAATCAAGGGTTTGTGGATGGTTTGTCACAGCGAAACAATCCTGCTTGAATATGAATTCAAACAGAGGCATCTCGAATTGAGCGACACACGATCGCCTATTTGGATGAGATTAGTCAGGATTTTTCGGATTTCAGATACTGCTTTAACTCGCGTGTTTTTGCATTGAAGGCTGCCAGAATCTTCTTGAGTTGGCTTTCTTCAAAATCACTAAAACTCGCTTGCTCGATCGTCTGAATGAATCGATCGACTTTTCTATCCGCTTCAGAGGTAGCATTTGGGCTGTAATTTGCGATCAAGTTTGCAACATACTGTTGTGTTTCTGTTTTGCTTAACTTGTGTTTGATGACGTGTGCAGTTGCATCTGCTCGAATTCCAACAACTTCATCTTCCGCCTCAAGCCCTAAGTTCTTTGCAGAAATACGTTGAAGTGCGTCTGCTGCAAATACTTCTAGTCCATCAAATCGAATTGCTTTCTTCAAATCTTCAGGCAGTTTAAGTTTAGGAAACACATTAGCATTGACAGAGCTAGGGTTTTGCTTAAACCGCATGAGAACTTGAAAAATCCTCAGTTCTGCTTCATCGAGATCCAAAGCTTTTAATCGAGTCTCTCGATCGTGAAGCGGAAGTCCCATTATCTCTTTTAACTGAGCAAGCTCTCCACGCCGCTCTATTCGCCGTACCGCATTTCTTAAAGCTTTTACAACTTCGTCATCGCTTAAATTGACAACGTATCGGCACTGCTGCATAAGTGCCTTAGCTAGATCTAGTGGATTTAGCCCATTGCGAATACTTGCCGCTAAAACCTTCCCGTGGAGGTCTTCTTCGGATAATTCTTGATCTAAATAAACTGCATCGAGTTCTGACCATCTTTCTGGATTTGTCGGGAACAAGATCTCAGTTGCTGCACGCCAACGACATTCTCCATCGAATAAAATCTCTCCGGGTAGCAGAATAATAGGATCAAGCTGCCCTTCTTCTTCAAGCGAGGTTGCCATTTCAGCAATCATCGCGCTTGTAAAAGTTTCTCTTGGCTGCTTGGAATTCCGTTTGATTGCCTTAATTGAGACTCGGACGACTCCTTTTGAGCTTAATTGTTGACGCAGATCAGCGAGTAGGGACTCGTATTTATGACGATCGCTTTCACTCAACTGGTGTTGAGAATTCTCTTGTTTCAGTCGTTGGATTTCTGCCTGTAATTCTTCAACCTGAGACTCTGCATCACTTCCAAAAAGACCCAAGAAGTCTTCATCAACTCGACGACTTTTTTCCTTAACCATTACACCGCTCCTCGACTTGTGTTCAATTCGTCAATCAAAGCTTGAGCAATTTCTAGGTATTGCTTTCTCACAGGTTCATTGCGACGGTATAAGCCCAACGGAAGTCCTTTTCCAGCAGCTTTGGCAATATAGGCATTTTCTGGAATCGGAGTAAAGTATCGGAGCTTTCTTCGTTTCGCCACGACTTCGATCGAATTTGCAATCTTTTGCTGAAATTCCCAATCAGATTTGATTCGGCTCACAACCATACCAACAATTTTCGGAGGCGGGTCGCGATCGAGGTCATTGATTTTTTTGTCAAACCAAGCCAGCATAGTTGCCGTGCCAAATCCTGCTTTGTACTCTGGGTGAATGGGCAAGAGTACATGCGTCGAGGCAGCCAGCGCGACGAAAGGGAGTGGCTCTAGAGTTGCAGGACAATCGATAATGATGAAATCTTTGTTGATTGGGTACTGTTTGAATCGCTTCGCGAGCGTCATAACTCCCATCGGGTCTCGATCGATCTGGCGAATGCTGCCATAGAGCGGATCTCCACCAACGCACATCTGGACATTTTTCGTTTTATCCTCCCAGATGCTGATCCAGGGGTAGGCTCCATCGAACTCTGAATCTAGAACGTCAGCCGTTGTTCCAGGAATCTCTTTTGCTAATTTCCCTTGTTTTATCAGACCACAAAATAAGGCAAGGGATAGGTTTGGATCGAGTTCGATCAAACCGACTTGAAATCCCATTACTCCAAGCTCATAGGCAAGATTGTAAGCAATGGTGGACTTACTGACACCACCCGCATTCGTCTCGATCGATAAAACGACTGGCTTTTTGGACGTTGACTGTTTTGAAGATGCCATAGAGCTAGTTGTAGAGTTGCTGCGCTAATTTTTGGAAGACAGTGACCTGATTGCCTGCCTTTATTGAACAATAACCGTTGAAAGCCTCATGGATAGAGACTTTCAATTCCACCAAGCCGAAGAGTAAAAGATGTGGATTCTGATATTCCACAGATGAAATACACAATATCATTATTTCCTTCACGCTGCGCTAAAGTTCTGTTATGTCTTTTCAGTTTTTTGTGGAATATCAGAATCCACAGCAAGAAACAGGCGAATGTTTATCGAAGATGACTTATATGCGGTGTTTTATATGAAGGTTGTAAGCAATGGTGGACTAACACCACCTGCGTTCGTCTCGATCGACAAAACGACTGGGTTTTGAAGGTTGACTGCTTTAGAGTTGCCACAAAGCGATTGCTTGTAAAGTTGCCGAATTAAATTCTGAAAGACAGTGCCTTATTTGTCTTTGTTAAGCGATAGACCATTGAAGTTCCCATTAGCAATGGTTTGCACTCTCGCTAGGTCAAAAATTGAAAGATGTGGATTCTGGTATTCCACAGATGAAATATACAATATCATCATTTCTCTGATGATGGACTAAATTTCTACTATATTTATTCATGTGGAATACCAGAATCCACAGCAAGGATCAAGCAACTGTTTAGTTGTAGGTGCGATCACCCTTTCGATAGAACGTATTGGATGACGATAAGTTTGATGACTTCTTTACTGTGCTCGCTTAGGGATGAAGGTCTTCTCAATCTCTGTCTTGACGTATTTATCCTTGCTTGAGAGACACTGGTTGAGTTGGTCTATATGACCTAATCGACTCGTTTGATGATGCCAGATATCAGGACCAAACCCATCTCGAAACGATGTAGAGCTGTGGATTGAGATAGCAAACCCTGTAGCATCGACATAGAAATCTCCATCGTGCCAAGAGATGCTGCTGATCGTCGTTTGTAGATTCCCTTCTGTAAAAGCGTTCGTGGGTCCGGCAACCTGAACAATACAACTTCGATTTGGGGTGCTAGCGATTTCTTGCCATGAGTTGTGATAGAGCGATCCTTGAGCAGAATAAGATCCAGTTTCAAGTGGGAATTGAGGGGGTGCAGCTTGATTTTTGGTCGGTTTGTACGGGCAGAGCGGATGAGTAGACCCTCCTGGCTCAAAACCGAAGCAGCGCCCAAATTCAGGCACAGCTAAAGCTCCAAAATATGCAGCAACTACTGTTACTATGAGAGGAACGAGATACGCGAGTTTCTTGCCCAAAGAACTTAAACGCTTATTTTGATCCTGTCTACCATTCATCTTAATGACAGCTCGCCTAAAACCGTTTTATGGAGGGTACTGTCTACTTTAACAGTGGAGCCTAAGTAAAAACAATCGTTCGACCTCTCGCTTTGTCGCTTAGCAACTCTGGTTATTCTTCAAATCGATAAAACTCTTTTTCTGCTGCGACTTGCTCTGCTGCTTTCGTGTATCGGCGGAAGTTATTCGGATTCTTGTGACGCATGATCGTCATGATATGGTGTGGGTTCATTCCCGCCATTAAATGATTCGTCCCAAACGTATGCCGCCCCTGATGCGAATGAAAGTCAATCCCCGTCTTCTCACTTAGCTTGTCAACGAGGGTGCGAATGCCCCCATACGCTAACCGTGCGCCTGCATTCTGGCGCGAATAGGACACAAATAGTGGATCACTGGATTCTAGTGCCTCTCCTCGTTCTTTGCGCCAGCCCAAATAGCCGTTGAGCGCTGCTCTTGCTGCTGCGTTCAGGGGCACTGTTCCCTTGCTATTTGCCTTACTTTGGCGGATATGCAAGCGCCTGCCATCTTGGTAATCTTCAACATTGAGCGCACAGACTTCACTCGCTCGCAGTCCATGTAGCAGGAGCATCAGAATTGCCAAATTTCGTTCAGGTAGGGTTGTTTCGTCGATCGCAGCATCGAGCAGTTTTTCTACTTGGGTTTCTGATAGGGCATCTGCTTCAGGTTCCGGCAGCTTGGGTAAATCAATCTCTAGAGTCGGATCAAACTCAATATAGCGAGAGCGCACCATCCAGCCGAAAAAGTTCTTTAATGTTCCAAGAATTCGCCGCACTGTGGCATCAGAGCGCACACGTTTCCCGTTTTCTTTCTGCATCAAGTGCGCTTTGAACTGTGCCACCATTCGTGGGCTAACCATCGCCCACGGTGCATTTGTCCAATCGGTAAAGGCTTTCAAATCTTGTCGATAGGCACGCTTACTGTTTTCTGAGAGCGATCGTGCTATCAAGAACTCTTCAATCCGAGATGCTCTCAAATCTACAGCAGGTGATATTAGTGCTGGAGATTGAGAGGCAGGAGTGCGAACAACAAAAATGGGATCAGGAATGGACTGGGGCATTCTTCGGTTCAATTGCTTGCATACTTCCACCTTATCAGGATTAGCCTTTCTGGAACTGACTCGATGAATGCCCCCAATAACTAGGGCAGAGAAGCTTTCGCCAAATTCTGCTTTTTGTCGTGTTCTCTATGAGTTCTTCTCGATTTCAAAAGCTGTTGGCTCCCAAGCAAAACCATTTGATTGGCAGTGTGTCCTAAATCTTGCTAAGGTCGAGTCGGGTTCGGAATCGTTGCTAGGTGTGGAGATCGAAACAAATCGAGATCCAGATCTATTTTGATTTATCGTTTTTAGAACCTCAATTGTGAGCTAGTTTTAGAAGCTCAAGATTTTAGAACTGTTCCATTCATAAATGTTGCAATCATTGCACCGCAAGTATTTCATCAGATGATGTCGAAATAGATCCAGATCCGAATCTAAATCGATCTAAGCTTATCATTCGTTTCATTCAGCACTCAGGCTCTTTCGGAACTGACAGTCGATGATGACCCTAAATCTCGCCAGCATAGCAGTCCGTTCCTTGGTCTTCTAATTGATCGCCACCGAGTAACAGCCCTATCCACACTTCAATCCACGGCAAGTCGATCGATTGCCCAAACGTCTATAAAGAAACCAACTCTACTTCAGCCACTTCCAAAATACGCTGAAATCGCCTTGCCTACGCTTCTATGTCCTCCTCATACATTAGTGCAATACACTTCCATTAGTGCATTACACTTCGAGGTCAATTTCTTCGACTTCAGGCGTTGCTTCCAACCCCTTATCATTTCTCCTTACTCGGTATCGGATTCCTGTGCCCCTATCTCCCGAACTTTGAATTCTTCCACATCGGTTAATAAAAGATACTTCCTGATCAACTCCTCGTCAAACTCGGCACGGCGATTCATTTTGTTCAGTAACTCGCGTCGTCGCTCCAGCACTTTCAGGTAAATCGATTGGTAGCCTGTTAATGAGTTCTGCCATGCAAAATTTGATTCTGCGAGTTGCCGATCGAAAAACTTCAGATCAATTTCGAGCTTCGAGAACAAATTATCCAAGTGTTCGTTTCGCGATCGCTCTGCACCATACTTTTCTTCCAAAAATCGAAGCGAAGCCAGTGCGATTTTCTTCTGAATGATGATCTCCTGCTGTTGTTGAGGGATAAGAGTGAAGCGATCTCTGAGATGGACTTTGCGGATCAGCCAGGGCAGCGTTAATCCTTGAAATACTAGAGTAATGAGAATGACGATGAACGTGATGAAGAGAATGAGTTCACGGTAGGGAAACGGCTGTCCTACTTCAGTTAGTATCGGGACGGAAAGCGCGGAAGAGAGCGATACCACGCCGCGCATTCCCGCCCAGCCAAAAATCAGCGGACCTCGCCATCCCGGATTCGGGTCTGACACCGGGATAAAACGGCTCATCACTCTCATCCAAACAGAAGTTCCTAACGTGCAAAGCAGCCGGGTTGCGATCAGCACGATCGCGATGATCAATCCATACCCAACAGCACTGCCTAAACTAATGTTGCCAAGCTGCTGAGTGACAAACGGCAATTCGAGTCCGATGAGCAGAAAAATCAACCCATTCAAGACAAAGACTAGATTCGTCCATACATTCACGCCTTCAATCCGGCTCCGGTAGCTCAGTAAACTATTGCGCTTGCTCGATAAGAGCAGTCCACCACTAACGACCGCTAGCACGCCCGAAACATGAAAGTGTTCAGCAAAGTAATACAGACAGTAGGGCGTGACCAGTGTTAAGACGATTTCGATACTAGGCGTTGTCGGTAATAAGCGATGAATGCCGTAGAAAATCAAGCCAACCACGAGTCCGCTCAGGATTCCGATGAGAATAACAGCGACGAAGTTAACGGCTGCGGCTTGAAATTGGAACTGTCCGGTGAGGACTGCCGCTAATGCGAAGCGAAACACGATCAGCGACGAGGCATCATTCAGTAGACTTTCGCCTTCGACAATGCTGACGAGCGATTTCGGCACGCTGACCCGCCGCATGATTGTCGTTGCGGAAACAGCATCAGGGGGTGAGACAATGCCACCCAACAAAAAGCCCAGCGCTAAAGTAAAACCGGGAATAATTGCACTAGAGACGATTGCGATTACGCACGACGTTAAGAGGACGATCGGAAACGCAAACCCGATGATCAGCCCTCGCCATTTCCAGAATTCTTTCCACGAGACTTGCCACGCCGCTTCATAGAGCAAGGGCGGGAGAAAAATAAGGAAAACTAGCTCTGGATTAATGGTGATATTTGAAAACGGAGCAACGAAACTCAGCGCGAGTCCACCCAATACAAGCACGATCGGGTAAGCCAATTGCAGCTTATTCGCGAGCATGACCAGTCCGAGAATAATCAAGATCAGGCAAATATATTGAATGAAAATGTCTTGCATTAGGAGTTGAGTTTATTCACACCAAGGTTTTCTCGAACAAATTTTCCTAACGTAAGTTAGCAGGTGGGTTTGCAGGCACAGTCCAAAAGTAGACATTGTGAGTTCGTCCATCCACTTCTACTTGTGCTGTTTGTTCGGGTTTCCACTCGCCCATATCAAAATCGTGGGAGACAATCCGCGTTCCAGGTTTCAATTGACTCAATAGCTGGGGTCGAAGTTTGACATTTAATTCGGGTAGCAAGTACAGCGTGACGACCGTTGCGTCACTAAAATTGCTTTGAAAGAGATCTTGATTGAGGAAGCGAACGCGGTCAGTTACGCCTGCTTGTTGGGCATTCGCATTTGCTTCGCTGATTCGCTCCGGATTGATATCAATTCCCACTGCACGGCGTACCCCCCGTTGTTGCACCGCCGTAATCGGAATGCGTCCATCGCCGCTCCCTAAGTCATACAGCACATCGTTTTGATTGACGTTGGCGATTGCTAACATGCGCTCAACGACTTGGGGTGGAGTTGGCACATACACCACATCGGGCGAACGTAACGGTGGAGACTGGACAGGAGGCGATTGTGCTTCAGCCGGAGCAGATTCAACCGTTGCATCGCTAGTGCGGCTACTACAGCCAGTACTGATGAGACTGATACTGATCGCGCAGATCACGATCGCTCGGTACAGTGAAATCATAACTATTCTCCAGATTTCTAACGTTGACTCGATGAAGTTCGATTCGTCCACCACAGCAAAGGTAATCCCAGCAAAAGCACAACCACCCCAAGTAAACCGCCCCATCCGGTATAAGCTAAACTGGCTTGCAGCATATAGAGACAAATTCCGCAAAATAAAAGTGGAGTCAGGGGATACAACGGAACTTTAAATGAACGCTCAACATCCGGTTCGCGCCTGCGTAGGACAAACAGCGAGATGCCGCTGAGTAAAAAGAAGAACCAAAACGCAGGAGCCGTGTAGTCTACCATTGTCTCGAATCCTTGTCGGGTGATACTCCCGACAAGGACTAGCAACAGGGCAATTGCACTTTGTACCAGCAGTGCATTGGTCGGATTACTTTCGCGTCCGCGTCCCAGCAGGGAAAAAATTGAGAAGTCCCGCCCTAGTGCATAGTTCGTTCGAGCGCCTGTAAAAATGGTGGCATTGATCGAGCAAAGGGTTGCGATCGCGACTAATCCACTGATCAAGACCACCCCAACAATCCCGACCGTCGATCGCATCAACTCAGCCACGACTGCCTCCGATGCTGCCATCCGAACCAATCCTAATTCTCGAACTAATGCCCAGTTAATCAACAGGTAGACCCCTGTGATGATTGCAATGCTCCAAACCAGAGCAAGAACAATGTTGCGCTGTCCGTTTCGCACTTCTGTCGAAATGTAGGCTGCTTCGTTCCAACCGCCATAAGTCAGCAACACAAAGACCAGAATAATCCCAAGATTGCTAGAAGCGGGAAGGCTGGCTTGAGCGGTGATCGACGCTTGAACAGAGGTGTAAGTTGCGGGATCAATCGGAACACCCGAAGTTGCTCCAAATGAGAAGGCAAGACCAATCCCGGATACGATTAACAGCCCAGCGACTTGAGCTACGGCTAAAACATTCTGCACCCACTTGCCTTGTTGAACGCCCAGAATATTTAATCCGGTGAAAATAACAATCGCGATCGCAGCATAGATCGAAGCAGAATAAGTGCCGAGCCGCCAAAGTTGCGAAGCATAGTCGCCGAATACAAACGCTAACAATGCGATCGACCCGGTTTGAATCACACTCAGCCGTGTCCAAGCGAATAGAAACGCGATCGCTCTGCCAAATGCACGTCTCAGGTAATAGTAGTTGCCGCCGGGATGGGGGTAGGCGGTCGCCAGTTCAGCATAGCAAAGTGCCCCAATCAACGATAGGACTCCACCTAGAACCCAGGTGAGGAGTGCAACAGTTGCACTGCCCGCGTTCGCAGCCACTAATGCAGGTGTTTCAAAGATCCCTGCACCGATCACTAAGCCGACGATTAGTGCGATCGCATCCAGCAAGGATAGTGTAGGTTTTAGCGTAGTCATTTGACGAGAGAGTAACTTCAAGATTCTGCTCCTTGATGCGAACAGTTGCGACGAGTCGTTTCTGTGCCTTCGATGCGATCGCTTTCGACTGGAGTCCTTGCATCATTGTTTCCCTCCAAGCTGTGCTTTTTTCCTTAGCACAGCAACCCTGCTATGATTCGGGGCTGACCGCTGTCATTCGACTCAATCTGTCAGGATGATCTGGTCGGAGGGGCAGTTATGCTAGACCTAAATCCTGCAATCAGCCTCAGCGACCTGTCAGTTGCTCCAACTTTTCGGGGTATCTCGCCCCTTGCACTGTGATCTTGGCAGCGGCATCATCAATGTCCCGCAGATCGGTGGGTGTGAGTTCGACTGACACTGCCCCAATGTTCTCCTCTAGGCGATGCAGTTTCGTAGTTCCTGGAATCGGAACAATCCACGGTTTCTGAGCCAGTAGCCACGCAAGCGCGATTTGAGCCGGAGTCACCTGCTTTCGTTGCGCGATATTGTTGAGCAGATCAATCAGGCTCTGATTTGCTTTGAGCGCATCTGATGTGAAGCGCGGCAGGGTGCTGCGGAAGTCGGAACTATCGAAGGTGGCGTTTGGGTCGATCGCACCCGTGAGAAAGCCCTTACCCAGTGGACTGTAGGGAACCAAACCGATTCCGAGTTCTTCAAGGGTCGGGATTACTTCTGCTTCAGGCTTTCTCCACCACAGTGAGTATTCGCTCTGAAGTGCCGTCACGGACTGAACGGCGTGAGCGCGACGGATCGTTTGTACGCCTGCTTCAGAGAGTCCAAAGTGCTTGACTTTCCCTTCCTGCATCAATTCCTTCACTGCTCCTGCTACGTCTTCGATCGGCACGTTCGGATCAACTCGGTGCTGATAAAGTAAGTCGATCGCCTCTACCTTGAGGCGCTTGAGCGAACCTTCCACGGCTGCCTTGATGTGTTCCGGTTGGCTATTGAGTCCAGGTGAACCCGCCATTCCACGAGGATCTTTATTAGGGCTTAGGTCGAATCCGAATTTGGTGGCAAGTACTACTTGGTTGCGGAAGGGAGCAAGGGCTTCACCCACCAGTTCTTCATTTAAGTACGGACCGTAAACTTCAGCGGTGTCAAAGAATGTAATGCCGTGATCGACAGCCGCATGAAGCAGATTAGTCATCTCCTGCTTGTCTTTGGGCGGACCATAGGAAAAGCTCATGCCCATACAGCCCAAGCCGATTGCTGAAACTTCTAAATTGCTATTGCCAAGTTTGCGTTTTTGCATGGTGTCTCCTCAGTTATTCAGATTTCAGGGATGCCATATCGATTGAGAAGCGGTACTTCACATCGGATTTGAGCAAGCGATCGTAGGCTTCGTTCACTTTTTGAATCGGAATGACTTCGACATCGGCAGTGATGTTGTGTTCGCCACAAAAGTCAAGCATTTCTTGAGTTTCAGCAATGCCACCAATATTCGAGCCACCGAGCGTATGGCGACCCATAATCAGGCTGAATGCTGCAACTTCCAGGGGCATCTCAGGTGCGCCGACCAGGGTAACATGACCATCAGGACGGAGCAGGTTGAGATAGGCGTTGATGTCGTGCTGAGCAGAAACGGTGTCGAGGATAAAATCGAAACTGCCAGCGTGCTTCTGCATCTCATCTGTGTTGCGGGAAACTACAACCTCATCAGCACCGAGGCGAAGCGCATCTTCTTTTTTGTCAGGAGACGTAGTAAAGACAACAACGTGGGCACCGAACGCATGAGCAAACTTCACGCCCATGTGACCTAATCCACCCAGACCGACCACGCCGACTTTGTTGCCCTCGCTGACTCCCCAGTGACGTAACGGCGAGTAAGTTGTGATGCCAGCACAAAGCAGCGGCGCGACTCCAGCAAGCTTAAGGTTAGAGGGAACTCGCAGCACGAAGCGTTCATCGACGACAACGCTATCGGAGTAACCACCATAGGTCATCCCGCCAAGATGCTTATCTGGGGAGTTGTAGGTGAAGATTACGTTCGGGCAAAACTGCTCAAAATTAGCTCTGCAATGGGGGCAGGTGTGGTCTGAGTCCACCATGCAGCCCACTCCGACAAGATCACCGGACTTGAACTTCGTCACGGCTGAGCCGACTTGGGTGACCCGACCGACGATCTCGTGACCGGGAACGATCGGATAGGCTGTGTTGCTCCACTCGT
Proteins encoded:
- a CDS encoding NAD(P)-dependent alcohol dehydrogenase produces the protein MYNAKAYSAASATAPLTSDTIERRDLTETDVQIEILFCGICHSDLHAVRNEWSNTAYPIVPGHEIVGRVTQVGSAVTKFKSGDLVGVGCMVDSDHTCPHCRANFEQFCPNVIFTYNSPDKHLGGMTYGGYSDSVVVDERFVLRVPSNLKLAGVAPLLCAGITTYSPLRHWGVSEGNKVGVVGLGGLGHMGVKFAHAFGAHVVVFTTSPDKKEDALRLGADEVVVSRNTDEMQKHAGSFDFILDTVSAQHDINAYLNLLRPDGHVTLVGAPEMPLEVAAFSLIMGRHTLGGSNIGGIAETQEMLDFCGEHNITADVEVIPIQKVNEAYDRLLKSDVKYRFSIDMASLKSE